In Oncorhynchus mykiss isolate Arlee chromosome 1, USDA_OmykA_1.1, whole genome shotgun sequence, the following proteins share a genomic window:
- the LOC110531070 gene encoding uncharacterized protein LOC110531070 isoform X1, whose protein sequence is MKWCRMGGDCVSGYSGTLHGTSVTLTRTSDANNRTVLTVTMSGLKMENTDWYWCRVGEIEMPIHITVSQQTATQRTSKMTSTTQDPTPQQPSASPTAEPVQTDNTSQGAEGNMEEVHQRSVKVLLISLGMLVVVTAGILVTWKMWRRHKDNKAKDQTTNNSVSADSEQDITYSTVTHTRKIAQQDPFPEADDDVTYSTVIPQHKTQLKGQTKSAEPDDNVVYSSLALQVTTQQRAAAAQ, encoded by the exons ATGAAGTGGTGCAGGATGGGTGGTGATTGTGTGAGTGGGTATTCTGGGACTTTACATGGAACATCAGTGACATTAACGCGGACTAGTGATGCCAACAACAGAACAGTCTTAACAGTGACTATGAGTGGACTGAAGATGGAGAACACTGACTGGTATTGGTGTAGAGTTGGAGAAATAGAGATGCCTATTCACATCACTGTCAGTCAACAAACTGCAACACAGAGAACCTCTAAGATGACCTCAA CAACCCAAGATCCAACCCCTCAACAACCCTCTGCCTCTCCAACTGCTGAGCCTGTTCAGACTGACAACACAAGTCAAGGAGCTGAGGGGAACATGGAGGAAGTCCACCAGAG GTCCGTGAAAGTCCTACTCATCTCTCTGGGCatgttggtggtggtgacagctggtATCCTAGTAACATGGAAGATGTGGAGAAGGCATA AGGACAATAAGGCCAAGGACCAGACAACTAACAACTCAGTG TCTGCTGACTCTGAGCAGGACATTACATACAGCACAGTGACCCACACCAGAAAAATAGCACAGCAG GATCCATTTCCTGAAGCTGATGATGATGTCACATACAGCACTGTCATCCCCCAGCACAAGACCCAACTAAAAGGACAGACCAAG TCAGCAGAACCAGATgataatgtggtctacagctcACTAGCTCTACAGGTGACCACACAG cagagggcagcagcagCACAGTAG
- the LOC110531070 gene encoding uncharacterized protein LOC110531070 isoform X2: MKWCRMGGDCVSGYSGTLHGTSVTLTRTSDANNRTVLTVTMSGLKMENTDWYWCRVGEIEMPIHITVSQQTATQRTSKMTSTTQDPTPQQPSASPTAEPVQTDNTSQGAEGNMEEVHQRSVKVLLISLGMLVVVTAGILVTWKMWRRHKDNKAKDQTTNNSVSADSEQDITYSTVTHTRKIAQQDPFPEADDDVTYSTVIPQHKTQLKGQTKSAEPDDNVVYSSLALQVTTQRAAAAQ; encoded by the exons ATGAAGTGGTGCAGGATGGGTGGTGATTGTGTGAGTGGGTATTCTGGGACTTTACATGGAACATCAGTGACATTAACGCGGACTAGTGATGCCAACAACAGAACAGTCTTAACAGTGACTATGAGTGGACTGAAGATGGAGAACACTGACTGGTATTGGTGTAGAGTTGGAGAAATAGAGATGCCTATTCACATCACTGTCAGTCAACAAACTGCAACACAGAGAACCTCTAAGATGACCTCAA CAACCCAAGATCCAACCCCTCAACAACCCTCTGCCTCTCCAACTGCTGAGCCTGTTCAGACTGACAACACAAGTCAAGGAGCTGAGGGGAACATGGAGGAAGTCCACCAGAG GTCCGTGAAAGTCCTACTCATCTCTCTGGGCatgttggtggtggtgacagctggtATCCTAGTAACATGGAAGATGTGGAGAAGGCATA AGGACAATAAGGCCAAGGACCAGACAACTAACAACTCAGTG TCTGCTGACTCTGAGCAGGACATTACATACAGCACAGTGACCCACACCAGAAAAATAGCACAGCAG GATCCATTTCCTGAAGCTGATGATGATGTCACATACAGCACTGTCATCCCCCAGCACAAGACCCAACTAAAAGGACAGACCAAG TCAGCAGAACCAGATgataatgtggtctacagctcACTAGCTCTACAGGTGACCACACAG agggcagcagcagCACAGTAG